Below is a window of Terriglobales bacterium DNA.
AACGAGAAGAGACCGGAACGCCGGCTCGTAGTTTTTGCTGTTGTATTAACTTGCCGAAATCGAAAAACTGAATGAACCAAGTGGATTCTTCAGACACCCGTGGCATCGGCAACCGCAAAGGATGGGACGAAATATCTGCATCGACCTTTAGTGTAAAGGGTATCCCGTACTCATCGAGAGCAGTGTGCCTGAATCCGGAACCAACAGAAGATCCGTTCGTGGAAATCTTCCCTCCATTCGCCTTTGCTAGGTGCAAGCCTCTGAGTTCTCCAGTGGATTCGTAGTCGGCGGCAACTAGTACGTAATCTGCCTTATTGCGAATTAGTCTGATCAGACTGATGGAGCTGACCGGCGGTAACGCGCGCGGGGCATCAGCAAGCACAGCTGGTGTTTCAAGTCCGGAATCATAGCCGTTGGAGAAAAATGCGATGGCAACCGAGCTGTAGTTGCTCTCGACAGGCCGATTGTAGAAGCACGTCTTCTCGACGTAAACCGTGCCGAAATCTCCGGTGAGGAGCAGATCGGATTTCACCGTTCGATCCAATCGGCCATCGCGTTTGGTTTCCAGATATAGCGATCGGTGGGCGTCAGAATCGCCATGATTCCTTTCCATATGGTCTACCGACGTTAAATTCGCTCCATAGAAGAAGAGGTAGTACGATCCCGAGACCGGCTCGAACAGCGATTCGGAACCAACAGGGATCAATCGTCCATCACGATCAAATTGCATTCCGGGAAAGAAGTGGGCTCCAGTTCTTGTTTGGCAAGATGTGAGAGCAGCGAGCCAAATTAGCGCAATCGAGACTAATACAAACGTTTTCACCGAGGGGTCCCGTCGATGAGCGATCAGAGGAGGTTACGCTCAAAAACGACGGTTGTAAGTGTAATAGCGATGTTTCATCAATCACGGCTATTTCTCGTGCGTTATGCTCAGCACTTTGCCGTCCCTCTGTCTGACCTGGGCGCTTGCAACTCCGCCTACACAGGCATCGGTGATCATGTTGCCATGCTGATCCTTGCAATAAAGCGTTCCCCAGACCTTCCAAATTCCGTCCCGCAAACTAGCTTTGAACGGTCGCTCTGACGCGATCTTCTTTTCACCGTACACTTTTGCTAATGCTTTTTCAGCGACCCTCACCGCAGTTGCCTCGTCGGGAACAGCAACGGGAAGCTGGGCGAGAGCAACTGCTGCGATGGCAGTGAACAGGATCATCAGGCTGACACGCCGTTTCATGCGTGGAACTCTATATCAGATCACGACTTCGTGCATGATGGATGTAGACAGGCAATTTCACTCATTGAGACTTTCCGCCTATGGCCTGCCCCTTCGTGGCAGGTCAATGCCGTACGCACGGTCGCTTCCCTCAGCCACAGCGAAGAACGACACTATTGTGCCCGGCAAGCCTAGAATGAAGGCCAACGTTCGCCAGAGGACACTCCGATTGTTTTGCGCTCGCATACCCGCGAAACTGATGTTGGCCAATATCCACAATCCTGAAATGCCAGTGTCTTGAATTTGAGATTGTGTTGTCGCGCTCACCTGTGCCAAAGCCGCAGACGTGCAGGCCATGCACCCGAGCAGGAGAATCGTTAGATCACGGCCAAAACGGATTTGTCGCATGCACAACTCCGCATAGCACCAGAGACGAACACAGTCGGACTGGTGCTGAATGGAACCTCGCGAAATTTACGCCTAGTTAAGCTGATTGTCGAGAACAGGCGATTACGCTCATTGAGAACTGGATGCCGACCAATCCGAAAGCTATTCCGGGCCAGAAGTCCTCTTA
It encodes the following:
- a CDS encoding NTF2 fold immunity protein gives rise to the protein MKRRVSLMILFTAIAAVALAQLPVAVPDEATAVRVAEKALAKVYGEKKIASERPFKASLRDGIWKVWGTLYCKDQHGNMITDACVGGVASAQVRQRDGKVLSITHEK